In a genomic window of Occallatibacter riparius:
- a CDS encoding DUF6745 domain-containing protein, producing MTRRITKLTEAQRARFDEWADKWIEVGLRTGNADRFKFEAAVRECYRFAGLQPPKVIVWAPSPLVVAIAGPAASYLLALRERQGQRDAVHGAVHGAVGGAVGGAVHGAVGGAVDGAVRDAVLQTIANSWYYILGGQFWVSGGWWGCAFTSYFRDVCGLELEGDLWNRGRAYEATAESACWWWPHRDFVIVSERPLEIHRELADPPRPRGWGSHRLHREDGLAISFRDGWGVWSWHGTRVTRQIIEAPETLTVAQIAAEENAEVRRVMVERMGWERFCSEAKMKIIHVDELHSKFPDIPVSETVEAGTRFVTHYRPGTERAELLEAAELRDFEDRPLRFVRLTDPSTGRQYTIRVRHDHKRCYEAVAWTFGLDDEQAYKRGRFLRQGDVFLKPLLGGPLAQQHS from the coding sequence ATGACAAGGAGAATCACGAAGTTGACAGAGGCGCAGAGAGCGCGCTTCGACGAGTGGGCCGACAAGTGGATTGAAGTCGGCTTAAGAACAGGGAATGCGGATCGATTTAAGTTCGAAGCCGCTGTGCGCGAGTGCTATCGCTTCGCAGGTTTGCAGCCACCGAAGGTGATCGTGTGGGCGCCGTCGCCACTTGTGGTGGCGATCGCCGGGCCTGCAGCGTCGTACCTGCTGGCGCTGCGAGAGCGCCAGGGCCAGCGCGACGCGGTTCACGGCGCGGTTCACGGCGCGGTTGGCGGCGCGGTTGGCGGCGCGGTTCACGGCGCGGTTGGCGGCGCGGTTGACGGCGCGGTTCGCGACGCGGTTCTGCAGACGATCGCAAACAGTTGGTACTACATCCTGGGCGGTCAGTTCTGGGTTTCTGGAGGCTGGTGGGGTTGCGCCTTTACTTCGTACTTCCGCGATGTTTGCGGGCTTGAGCTCGAAGGCGATCTATGGAACCGCGGCCGCGCCTATGAGGCTACGGCTGAATCGGCGTGTTGGTGGTGGCCGCACCGCGACTTCGTGATCGTGAGCGAACGGCCATTAGAGATTCATCGCGAGCTGGCCGATCCGCCGCGGCCTCGAGGCTGGGGTTCGCATAGGCTGCATCGCGAAGACGGCCTGGCAATCAGCTTCCGCGATGGATGGGGTGTGTGGTCCTGGCATGGGACGCGCGTAACCCGCCAGATCATTGAAGCGCCGGAAACACTGACAGTCGCGCAGATCGCGGCCGAGGAGAATGCCGAGGTTCGGCGCGTGATGGTGGAGCGGATGGGCTGGGAGCGCTTCTGCTCAGAAGCCAAGATGAAGATCATCCACGTGGACGAACTCCACTCGAAGTTTCCGGATATCCCTGTTTCAGAGACGGTAGAGGCTGGCACTCGCTTCGTGACGCATTACCGCCCCGGCACCGAGCGCGCAGAGCTGCTCGAGGCGGCCGAACTCCGCGACTTTGAGGACAGGCCGCTGCGGTTCGTGCGCCTAACGGATCCATCGACAGGCCGGCAATACACGATCCGTGTGCGCCACGATCACAAGCGGTGCTACGAGGCTGTGGCGTGGACCTTTGGGCTCGATGATGAGCAGGCCTACAAGCGCGGACGCTTCCTGCGCCAGGGCGATGTTTTTCTGAAGCCATTGTTGGGCGGCCCGTTGGCACAGCAGCACAGCTAA
- a CDS encoding NUDIX hydrolase, whose translation MVKYVAGLLFDEDCKKVALVLKNHGPSAIVGKWNAIGGKRIDSTNLGLGFESGPAAMYREFLEETGVEVRDWSLFLRLQGDQWEVEFYHAFDTAKQSQVRTMESEQIMVWPIDDEHPVWVPNLNWIIPMALGHTEDHVWVYDVMEKETMARVPEYRGH comes from the coding sequence ATGGTTAAGTACGTTGCTGGATTGTTGTTTGACGAAGACTGCAAAAAGGTCGCTCTTGTGCTTAAGAACCATGGACCGTCGGCCATCGTCGGCAAGTGGAACGCGATCGGCGGCAAGCGCATCGACAGCACCAATCTGGGCCTCGGATTTGAGAGCGGGCCAGCTGCAATGTATCGAGAGTTTCTGGAGGAAACAGGCGTCGAAGTGCGCGATTGGTCGCTGTTCTTGCGGCTCCAGGGTGACCAATGGGAGGTCGAGTTCTATCACGCATTCGATACGGCGAAGCAGTCGCAGGTCCGCACGATGGAGTCGGAGCAGATCATGGTTTGGCCTATCGACGATGAGCACCCCGTCTGGGTGCCAAACCTCAACTGGATCATCCCGATGGCTCTTGGGCACACGGAAGATCACGTCTGGGTGTACGACGTGATGGAGAAAGAGACCATGGCACGGGTTCCTGAGTACAGAGGGCACTGA
- a CDS encoding DUF4031 domain-containing protein, protein MAVYVDDMQAPFGRMVMCHMIADTSTELREMARRVGVAARWIQYADTWKEHFDICKSKRELAISFGAIAITTRELAAMGYRPYRARSPESHNSRGANVGMRFMVIASSVRGQLAVPEPLDETGQALAIARVEMEQRSQAQAHALWNDRPGGDPTLPMRDRMRVTPDEVAWARRILACIGEERFARTFSRI, encoded by the coding sequence ATGGCGGTTTACGTCGACGACATGCAGGCTCCGTTCGGGCGCATGGTGATGTGCCACATGATCGCGGATACATCGACGGAGTTGCGCGAGATGGCGCGGCGGGTGGGCGTCGCCGCGCGCTGGATCCAGTACGCAGATACCTGGAAAGAGCACTTCGATATCTGCAAATCGAAACGAGAGTTGGCGATCAGCTTCGGCGCGATCGCGATCACCACAAGGGAACTCGCCGCCATGGGCTATCGTCCATACCGAGCAAGGAGCCCTGAAAGCCACAATTCAAGGGGTGCGAACGTGGGAATGCGATTCATGGTGATAGCGAGTTCGGTGCGGGGGCAGCTGGCGGTGCCGGAGCCGCTGGATGAAACGGGGCAGGCGCTGGCGATCGCTCGCGTGGAGATGGAGCAGCGATCGCAGGCGCAGGCGCACGCGCTGTGGAATGACCGGCCCGGCGGCGATCCCACACTGCCCATGCGGGACCGCATGCGGGTGACGCCGGATGAAGTGGCCTGGGCGCGGCGGATTCTGGCGTGCATTGGCGAAGAACGGTTTGCGCGTACGTTCAGCCGGATTTGA
- a CDS encoding helix-turn-helix domain-containing protein, translating to MTNRGDQEVSLRDQRKPCHFWVDNEVADCYQPLIGADATWVYCRIARYAHGAWIVSPKVRSGDTRVSLREMAEWCGKSVDTVWRCLQVLQHVGLIHAQGAVKSKGRYALADVKDLVSREGGAYDSGMGCLQLPVARAAALKVEVRELRARLARKTSGLSVVGGVSMANASVALSDRLEGSLFSVPGEKCDRSVAQSDKTVAPGATDDNVLRTQDCKTEKLPPAPSCCATGGDGGTASPDREIDDAVKRVMDAIGATARRLKRKIREQIGLRVDAGSGRAAEVADRMIAAQRKLEKNSHLLFKVPSAAEFYESGMWENSARWNWDQTAIREAQRAMEARAGSF from the coding sequence ATGACGAATCGCGGGGATCAGGAAGTGAGCCTGCGGGATCAGCGCAAGCCTTGTCACTTCTGGGTGGATAACGAGGTTGCGGACTGCTACCAGCCGCTCATCGGCGCGGACGCGACCTGGGTGTACTGCAGGATTGCGCGCTATGCGCATGGGGCCTGGATTGTTTCTCCGAAGGTGCGCAGTGGCGATACACGCGTGAGCCTTCGCGAGATGGCGGAGTGGTGCGGAAAGAGCGTGGACACGGTGTGGCGCTGCCTGCAGGTCCTGCAGCACGTTGGCCTGATTCACGCGCAGGGTGCGGTGAAGAGCAAGGGGCGTTATGCCCTTGCGGATGTGAAGGACCTGGTCTCGCGCGAGGGCGGGGCTTACGACTCGGGGATGGGATGCCTGCAACTGCCGGTGGCGAGGGCCGCGGCGTTGAAGGTGGAAGTAAGAGAGCTGCGGGCGCGGCTGGCACGCAAAACGAGCGGACTTTCCGTAGTCGGTGGGGTTTCCATGGCTAACGCATCTGTCGCTCTGAGCGACAGATTGGAAGGCTCGCTTTTTTCTGTGCCTGGGGAAAAGTGCGACAGATCTGTCGCTCAGAGCGACAAAACTGTCGCACCAGGAGCGACAGACGACAATGTTTTAAGAACACAAGACTGCAAGACTGAAAAACTCCCCCCAGCCCCCAGTTGCTGCGCGACCGGGGGAGATGGGGGCACGGCTTCGCCGGATCGCGAGATCGACGACGCTGTGAAGCGGGTGATGGACGCCATCGGTGCGACAGCACGGCGGCTGAAACGGAAAATCCGCGAGCAGATAGGCCTGCGGGTGGATGCGGGCAGTGGGCGGGCTGCGGAGGTCGCGGATCGAATGATCGCGGCGCAGCGCAAGCTGGAGAAGAACAGCCATCTGCTTTTCAAAGTGCCCAGTGCAGCCGAGTTTTACGAATCCGGCATGTGGGAGAACTCTGCCCGCTGGAACTGGGATCAGACGGCGATACGTGAAGCGCAGCGCGCCATGGAAGCGCGCGCAGGGAGCTTTTGA
- a CDS encoding helix-turn-helix domain-containing protein → MAKARTEEEKLFDVEVGKRITAAREAAKVSQAELASAIGVSQQLVAKYESGGRISPILLRKTAVALRVSLLFLVPNTTPSCILADSSQRLMNFH, encoded by the coding sequence ATGGCGAAGGCGCGGACGGAGGAAGAAAAGCTGTTCGACGTGGAAGTGGGAAAGCGGATCACGGCGGCGCGCGAGGCGGCGAAGGTCTCGCAGGCGGAGCTGGCATCGGCGATCGGCGTCAGTCAGCAGCTCGTTGCGAAGTATGAATCGGGCGGCCGGATTTCACCGATCCTTCTGAGGAAAACAGCGGTCGCATTACGCGTTTCGTTGTTGTTTCTGGTGCCAAATACAACTCCGAGTTGTATTCTTGCGGATTCTTCGCAGCGCCTGATGAATTTCCATTAG
- a CDS encoding HNH endonuclease, which translates to MSNPRKQYDKARGSAASRGYDRDWQAVREEFIKENPLCQDCLELNPPRPTPATEAHHVLKVVERPDLRLRKDNLRALCKECHSARTARGE; encoded by the coding sequence GTGAGCAATCCGCGCAAGCAGTATGACAAGGCTCGGGGCAGCGCGGCGAGCCGCGGTTATGACAGAGATTGGCAGGCGGTCCGAGAGGAATTCATCAAGGAGAATCCGCTCTGCCAGGATTGTCTGGAGTTGAACCCGCCGCGGCCGACGCCGGCAACGGAAGCCCACCATGTGCTGAAGGTTGTCGAACGTCCGGATTTGCGGCTCCGGAAAGACAATCTGCGAGCGCTCTGTAAGGAGTGTCACAGCGCGCGGACGGCTCGGGGAGAGTGA